A genomic window from Archaeoglobus profundus DSM 5631 includes:
- a CDS encoding DUF5658 family protein: protein MDLFTTVIAFKLPHFVEINPIILSLARESPFLVVLFKIGVVLSVSLLLLSLYEFSQRSEFGKALFSGVFWGSFLSCIVLWLIAVHNVVLLILYI, encoded by the coding sequence ATGGACTTATTTACAACGGTGATAGCCTTTAAGCTACCTCATTTCGTTGAAATTAACCCGATAATACTTTCGTTAGCTAGGGAATCTCCTTTTCTAGTAGTTCTATTTAAAATAGGTGTAGTTCTCTCAGTTTCACTATTACTTCTATCCCTCTACGAATTCTCTCAAAGGAGCGAATTTGGTAAAGCACTATTCTCTGGTGTCTTTTGGGGATCTTTTCTATCGTGCATAGTTTTATGGCTCATAGCTGTTCATAACGTAGTTCTTTTGATCTTATACATTTGA
- a CDS encoding TIGR00269 family protein: protein MISCDKCKRPAVTYIRHANLHLCAKHFIEYFERKVKYAIKKFNMIESGDRIAIALSGGKDSVTLTYVLHKFLSKRRDVELFAITVDEGIEGYRPPTVKIARKITSELGIEHIIVSFKDYFGMTLDEMVKLGDKKPCTYCGVFRKYLLNKTAREMGATKLATGHNLDDEVQTILLNFLQADIERLARLIPQRVQEGLIMRIKPFREVYERDVVVYGLLHNLPMDMNECPYSYFPVRAMVRDFIYNFEEKYPGRKYSIMRSFETLIPCLKQMFPQIKLNRCERCGEPTSKRICQACVLLEELREKKNLSQ, encoded by the coding sequence GTGATAAGCTGTGATAAGTGTAAGAGACCAGCCGTAACCTACATAAGGCATGCGAATCTGCACCTCTGTGCAAAGCACTTCATTGAGTACTTTGAAAGGAAAGTGAAGTACGCGATAAAGAAGTTCAACATGATAGAGAGCGGAGATAGGATAGCAATAGCTCTGAGCGGTGGAAAAGATAGCGTAACCCTCACCTACGTTCTTCACAAGTTTTTAAGCAAGAGAAGGGATGTTGAACTCTTCGCAATAACAGTCGATGAGGGAATTGAGGGCTACAGGCCACCTACCGTAAAGATAGCGAGGAAAATAACTTCGGAGCTTGGAATTGAGCACATCATCGTATCTTTTAAGGATTACTTTGGAATGACTCTAGATGAGATGGTCAAGCTGGGTGATAAGAAACCCTGCACTTACTGTGGAGTCTTCAGAAAATATTTGTTAAACAAGACTGCAAGGGAAATGGGTGCTACCAAGCTTGCAACGGGTCACAACCTAGATGACGAAGTTCAAACAATTCTGCTGAATTTCTTGCAAGCAGATATAGAGAGACTGGCGAGGTTGATTCCTCAGAGAGTTCAAGAGGGGTTGATTATGAGAATAAAGCCGTTCAGAGAAGTGTATGAAAGGGATGTTGTCGTCTACGGTTTACTGCATAACCTTCCGATGGACATGAACGAGTGTCCCTACAGCTACTTCCCAGTCAGGGCAATGGTTAGAGACTTTATTTACAATTTTGAGGAGAAGTATCCGGGGAGAAAGTATTCGATAATGAGGAGCTTTGAAACACTCATACCCTGCTTGAAGCAGATGTTTCCGCAGATAAAGTTGAACAGGTGTGAGAGATGTGGTGAACCTACTTCTAAAAGAATCTGTCAAGCCTGCGTTCTCCTAGAGGAGTTGAGAGAGAAAAAGAATTTAAGTCAATAA
- a CDS encoding aconitase X catalytic domain-containing protein: MFLTKEEEKLLERGDGVSKCMEILVALGEIFDAERLIPIKHAHISGVSYQNIGDEGLEWLRSLNVKFTVKTTINPAGMDLDRWKEMGIDEDFARKQMKLLNIFKEMGAELTLTCTPYYIYRPSIGEHLAWAESSAVIYANSVLGARTNRESGISALASAVIGKTPYYGLHIKENRAPSILVKVECDCDPSILGYKIGSEIEGIPIFKFNRKLSDDDLKALGAGLASTGNVAIFHVIDQTPEWNDFEIPSEKIVVDKLELNFDCDPDIITLGCPHLSKEELIKVYNLLKNFSGKVRREFWIFTSRKVYEDLIEVVDYLEMKGVRVFRDTCMVVSPATRRFECVMTNSGKALTYLPKLRGVKVLYGTLEDCVRKAFE, encoded by the coding sequence ATGTTTTTGACAAAAGAAGAGGAGAAGTTGCTTGAAAGAGGCGACGGTGTTTCCAAGTGCATGGAAATACTCGTTGCTTTAGGTGAGATATTTGATGCGGAGAGACTTATCCCGATAAAACATGCTCACATATCTGGAGTATCCTATCAGAACATTGGAGATGAAGGATTGGAGTGGTTGAGAAGTTTGAATGTCAAATTTACAGTTAAGACTACGATAAATCCAGCCGGTATGGATTTGGATAGATGGAAGGAAATGGGTATTGACGAAGACTTCGCTAGAAAGCAGATGAAACTTTTAAATATTTTCAAGGAGATGGGCGCCGAGCTAACTCTCACGTGTACTCCCTACTACATTTACAGGCCGTCAATCGGTGAGCATTTGGCGTGGGCGGAGTCCTCAGCGGTTATCTATGCAAATTCGGTTTTGGGTGCGAGGACAAATAGGGAGAGCGGAATTAGTGCTTTAGCAAGTGCCGTAATTGGAAAAACACCTTATTACGGCCTGCATATTAAAGAGAATCGAGCGCCCAGCATTCTCGTGAAGGTTGAATGTGATTGCGATCCGTCGATTTTAGGTTACAAGATAGGAAGTGAAATAGAGGGGATCCCCATATTCAAATTTAACAGAAAATTAAGCGATGATGACCTTAAGGCTCTGGGAGCAGGCTTGGCATCAACAGGTAACGTTGCAATCTTCCACGTAATTGATCAAACGCCAGAGTGGAACGATTTCGAAATACCAAGTGAGAAGATTGTAGTGGACAAATTGGAATTAAACTTCGATTGCGATCCCGATATAATTACTCTGGGTTGTCCACACCTTTCAAAAGAAGAGCTGATAAAGGTATACAACCTCCTAAAGAACTTCAGTGGAAAGGTTAGGAGAGAATTCTGGATATTCACATCTAGGAAAGTTTACGAAGACTTGATAGAGGTAGTTGACTATCTTGAAATGAAGGGTGTAAGGGTTTTCAGGGATACGTGCATGGTCGTTTCCCCTGCAACTAGAAGATTCGAATGCGTAATGACCAACTCAGGAAAAGCTTTAACATACCTCCCCAAGTTGAGAGGAGTTAAGGTCTTATACGGCACTCTGGAGGATTGTGTAAGAAAAGCGTTTGAATGA
- a CDS encoding DUF5371 family protein → MKLKIVQVPLPLEIVEELKARSGRNTIKDALSEAVYHYISCPHIKKVKTTMKVSKMRGRKPLYLKDFIE, encoded by the coding sequence GTGAAGCTTAAAATAGTTCAAGTTCCCTTACCACTTGAGATTGTAGAGGAGTTGAAGGCTAGAAGTGGTAGGAACACTATAAAGGATGCTTTGAGTGAAGCAGTTTACCATTACATAAGCTGTCCCCATATCAAGAAGGTAAAGACGACGATGAAAGTAAGTAAGATGAGAGGTAGGAAACCATTATATCTTAAAGATTTCATCGAGTGA
- a CDS encoding YkgJ family cysteine cluster protein produces the protein MEVPWRKVHSWHCTACGLCCNEYLVPLRAYEYLRLKWTGFVEERFGKFYIKKINGKCPFQAGRFCMLQGELKPIACKLYPFKIRKKGNEKAEFEYKGERFYVYVDLFCPNIVLGRPSESLKRMIVEAIQIHLGERRDVESITCRKVFSVKNKAIM, from the coding sequence ATGGAAGTTCCTTGGAGGAAAGTGCACAGCTGGCACTGCACAGCTTGCGGTCTGTGTTGCAATGAGTACTTGGTTCCTCTCAGAGCTTACGAGTATTTGAGATTGAAGTGGACTGGATTTGTTGAGGAGAGGTTTGGAAAGTTTTATATTAAGAAAATAAACGGTAAGTGCCCTTTCCAAGCTGGAAGATTCTGCATGCTCCAAGGAGAGCTAAAGCCAATCGCGTGTAAGCTGTACCCCTTTAAAATAAGAAAAAAGGGCAACGAAAAGGCTGAGTTCGAGTATAAAGGTGAAAGATTCTACGTCTATGTAGATTTGTTCTGTCCCAATATTGTCTTAGGTAGGCCTAGTGAAAGCCTCAAGAGAATGATAGTTGAAGCTATTCAAATTCATCTGGGAGAGAGGAGGGATGTTGAAAGTATAACATGTAGAAAAGTTTTTAGTGTTAAAAATAAAGCTATCATGTGA
- a CDS encoding bifunctional nuclease family protein: MELVAEVYGVFAARSLFGLSPVVVLRSEDGRFLPIYIGLAEAMAINSALKNVIPPRPMTHDLLVDILGKLNAKVEKIVIDDLIDNTFYARIVLRQNDHEVEIDARPSDSIAIAVRIGCPIYVEDKVLDEAGSSEELPEEFVEFDEVF; this comes from the coding sequence ATGGAGCTAGTTGCGGAAGTGTACGGCGTATTTGCGGCAAGAAGTCTCTTCGGCCTTTCTCCAGTTGTAGTGCTTAGGAGCGAAGATGGTAGATTCTTGCCAATCTACATTGGACTTGCTGAAGCTATGGCTATAAACTCCGCCTTGAAGAATGTGATACCCCCACGTCCCATGACTCACGATCTCCTCGTAGATATACTTGGTAAGCTAAATGCGAAAGTTGAGAAGATAGTTATAGATGATCTCATAGATAACACGTTTTACGCTCGTATTGTCTTAAGGCAGAATGACCACGAGGTTGAGATAGATGCTAGACCTAGCGACAGCATTGCTATAGCCGTTAGAATCGGTTGTCCTATCTACGTTGAGGACAAGGTTTTGGATGAGGCGGGTAGCTCGGAAGAACTTCCAGAGGAATTCGTCGAGTTTGACGAAGTTTTTTGA
- a CDS encoding homocysteine biosynthesis protein, translating to MKRTIDEINEKIRKGDVCVVTAEEMKEIVEELGPEKAFKEVDVVTTGTFGAMCSSGAFFNFGHSDPPIKMQRVWLNDVEAYTGIAAVDAYLGVTQLSESREDYGGAHVIEELVSGREVELRATGYGTDCYPRKSIVTEISLEDVNQAVMVNPRNAYQRYKAATNSSDRILRTYMGTLLPHFGNVTFAGCGEISPLNNDPEFRTIGIGTRIFLCGTKGYIIGEGTQHSPPFGTLMVKGDLKEMKPEFMKAIVMPGYGVTLCLGIGIPIPILDVEMAKFTGIRDKDIITEIIDFGVPRRDRPVVRKVSYAELKSGRVVINDEEVRVSPLSSYYMARKVMEELKKLIERGEFLLTAPVERLPTKGVFKPMRQKDVKVVKSVMTRAITVKPDTSVEEVAKIIIQNNVNHLPVVDDEGRLVGIVTSWDIAKAVAMGKMGKVKDVMTRKVITALPDEPVESAARKMEKHNISALPVVDAKMRVLGLVTSEDLSKLLAR from the coding sequence ATGAAAAGAACTATCGATGAAATCAATGAAAAGATCAGAAAAGGCGATGTTTGCGTCGTTACAGCTGAGGAGATGAAGGAAATAGTCGAAGAACTTGGTCCTGAGAAGGCTTTTAAGGAGGTTGACGTTGTTACAACTGGTACTTTCGGAGCTATGTGCTCATCGGGTGCATTCTTCAACTTTGGTCATTCCGATCCTCCCATAAAGATGCAGAGGGTTTGGTTGAACGATGTTGAGGCTTATACTGGCATTGCTGCAGTTGACGCTTATCTGGGCGTAACTCAACTTTCCGAAAGTAGGGAGGATTATGGAGGAGCTCACGTTATAGAGGAATTAGTTAGTGGAAGAGAAGTTGAGCTTAGAGCTACCGGCTACGGAACGGACTGCTATCCAAGAAAGAGCATCGTTACGGAAATATCGTTAGAGGATGTAAATCAGGCTGTCATGGTAAATCCAAGAAATGCCTATCAGAGGTACAAAGCTGCTACGAACTCTTCAGATAGAATTTTGAGAACTTACATGGGTACGCTGTTGCCACACTTTGGAAACGTTACGTTTGCTGGATGTGGTGAAATATCTCCTCTGAACAACGATCCTGAATTCAGGACTATAGGCATTGGAACGAGGATATTTCTCTGCGGTACTAAGGGTTACATAATAGGTGAAGGAACTCAGCACTCTCCACCTTTCGGCACTCTGATGGTTAAGGGTGATCTGAAGGAGATGAAACCCGAGTTTATGAAGGCGATAGTCATGCCGGGTTACGGAGTTACTCTGTGCTTAGGCATAGGAATTCCCATTCCCATATTGGATGTCGAGATGGCGAAGTTCACGGGTATAAGAGATAAGGATATAATTACCGAAATAATAGATTTCGGTGTTCCCAGAAGGGACAGACCTGTTGTAAGAAAGGTAAGCTACGCTGAGCTTAAGAGCGGTAGAGTTGTAATAAACGATGAAGAAGTGAGAGTATCACCACTTTCAAGCTACTACATGGCTAGAAAAGTCATGGAGGAGCTTAAGAAGTTAATAGAAAGAGGAGAATTCTTATTGACTGCTCCGGTCGAGAGATTACCTACTAAAGGTGTTTTTAAGCCGATGAGACAGAAGGATGTAAAGGTTGTAAAGAGCGTTATGACAAGGGCAATAACCGTAAAGCCTGATACAAGTGTCGAGGAAGTAGCTAAGATAATAATTCAAAACAATGTCAATCACCTTCCAGTTGTGGACGATGAGGGAAGACTTGTTGGAATCGTAACGTCGTGGGACATTGCAAAGGCTGTTGCAATGGGAAAGATGGGTAAGGTTAAGGATGTTATGACAAGAAAGGTCATCACAGCATTGCCAGATGAACCAGTTGAGAGTGCTGCGAGGAAGATGGAGAAGCACAACATCTCAGCTTTACCCGTTGTAGATGCCAAAATGCGTGTGCTGGGTCTTGTTACGAGTGAAGATTTGAGCAAATTGCTTGCGAGGTGA
- a CDS encoding 4Fe-4S binding protein, translating to MILRLKFDARTIRKPVISIATLETNALINILRADVGAREGEMIVEVDDEKVKKVEEVLKRYGVEIQELGEGIVKDDSKCIHCGLCISVCPMEVFKFDENWRVVLDPKKCIHCGFCVKVCVTKALTLYT from the coding sequence ATGATTTTGAGACTTAAGTTTGATGCCAGAACGATTAGAAAGCCTGTCATATCAATTGCAACGCTTGAAACTAATGCTTTGATAAACATACTGAGAGCCGATGTAGGTGCAAGAGAAGGGGAGATGATAGTAGAAGTTGATGATGAGAAGGTTAAGAAAGTTGAGGAAGTTCTGAAGAGATACGGCGTTGAAATTCAGGAGCTTGGCGAGGGGATAGTCAAAGATGACAGCAAGTGCATCCACTGCGGTCTGTGCATAAGCGTATGTCCCATGGAGGTTTTCAAGTTCGACGAAAACTGGAGAGTTGTTCTGGATCCAAAGAAGTGCATTCACTGTGGCTTCTGCGTTAAAGTTTGTGTAACTAAAGCTCTAACCCTCTACACCTGA
- a CDS encoding EamA family transporter — protein MRCLTVTVSAVLMGSLAIFVRNIDVNPLIVTFLRMAFGLIYLLPAIKLVRFSLFKNLKVLSLSFVSLLTITFYISSIQLVEMAISALLLYMAPVYVIIFMILRGEDIGRVSIFSLITALFGLYLLLSPYYSLNFGIIFGIFAGLCYAGYFLLAKEVREFASSIEITFITLLISSLALAPIALSFDILSVLEAKLLWLLGLGLIPTAIPFVLLNYGIKFCKKENAPIIALIEPVSAGIFGFLFFNEVLTLKQLIGAVLILSSVLVALKSGVEG, from the coding sequence ATGAGATGCTTGACTGTAACAGTATCAGCTGTCTTAATGGGATCTCTCGCAATATTTGTAAGGAACATCGATGTCAATCCTTTAATTGTTACGTTCTTAAGAATGGCTTTCGGTTTAATCTACCTCCTTCCTGCAATAAAGCTGGTTAGATTTTCCCTTTTCAAAAACTTAAAGGTTTTATCACTATCTTTCGTAAGCTTACTTACCATTACTTTCTACATTTCATCAATTCAGCTTGTAGAGATGGCAATTTCCGCCCTCCTCCTATATATGGCTCCAGTTTACGTCATAATATTCATGATACTTAGAGGAGAAGACATTGGTAGAGTATCGATTTTCTCTTTAATCACAGCTTTATTTGGCCTTTATCTCCTACTTTCACCCTACTACAGCTTAAATTTTGGTATAATATTCGGAATTTTTGCTGGTCTATGCTATGCCGGATACTTTTTACTTGCCAAAGAGGTAAGAGAGTTTGCATCATCGATTGAAATAACCTTCATAACGCTGCTAATATCGTCTCTAGCTTTGGCTCCCATTGCACTATCGTTCGATATTCTGAGCGTATTGGAGGCCAAATTACTTTGGTTACTGGGTTTGGGTTTGATACCCACAGCCATTCCATTCGTACTCTTGAATTATGGGATAAAGTTTTGTAAAAAGGAAAATGCGCCAATAATAGCTCTCATTGAGCCCGTTTCAGCCGGAATTTTCGGATTTTTATTCTTCAACGAGGTTCTGACTCTAAAGCAGCTAATTGGTGCTGTTTTAATCCTTTCGAGCGTTTTGGTTGCTCTGAAGTCAGGTGTAGAGGGTTAG
- the radA gene encoding DNA repair and recombination protein RadA, whose protein sequence is MAKSENGKVIDLEDLPGVGSAIAEKLREAGYDSIELIAVSSPAELSAVADIGEATALKIITAARKMANLGGFESGEVIFQRRQEIGKITTGSNALDNLLGGGVETQAITEFFGEFGSGKCFARDTKVLYVNDEIYHIESIEEMYSKYSKINGEFRLDEGFAVPLKNVFVWTFDGELRKVRAEFIYKEFAPKLVKIKLSKGLSVKVTPNHPVLVFRDGLKWIKACELRVGDIVVGVRRIPTNNGSDIDEDDAYFMGIFTAEGSFNPLSISTTSKDLVDFVVDYIKKKDNYTPKVREDRRRERTVYTILLRKVTAERLNLKECKAKNKRIPEIIFNSDEDCIKSFLAGYIDGDGYVGNVVELSTVSKELADDLIALLKFIGISAKVSENGKLRIYITGEDRAKMKEVLRFAKLKREKSLKADGVGRYPPEIAKVLRELYRNCVELPKTEMNLDNKQAYHLLTRDLNVWFTERTLSEIEELFLTSLKMLEEAERNVKAGRKVKLPFSWTVLRNYGFKDTQIKNYRFRGLPKNEDVKKALLTEIEKRKEIARKALRLIETCKSLSFYTVEDVEIVDYNDYVYDLVVPETHNFIAPNGLILHNTQICHQLAVNVQLPRDKGGLEGSVIVIDTEKTFRPERIIQMAEAKGLDGKEVLKNIYVAHAYNSNHQMLLVDNAKELAKKLAKEGKPPVRLLIVDSLTSHFRAEYVGRGALADRQQKLNRHLHDLMRFGEIFNAAVVVTNQVMAKPDTFYGDPTRPIGGHIVAHTATYRVYLRKGKGDLRVARLIDSPHLPEAEVVFKITEKGIEDK, encoded by the coding sequence ATGGCGAAGAGTGAGAATGGTAAGGTAATAGATTTGGAGGACTTGCCCGGAGTAGGATCTGCCATAGCTGAGAAGCTTAGGGAAGCTGGATATGACAGTATAGAGCTCATTGCAGTAAGCTCACCTGCTGAATTGAGTGCTGTTGCAGATATTGGTGAGGCTACAGCTCTCAAGATCATAACCGCTGCGAGAAAGATGGCCAACCTAGGAGGCTTTGAGAGTGGTGAAGTCATATTCCAGAGAAGACAAGAAATAGGTAAGATTACGACTGGAAGTAATGCTTTAGACAATCTACTGGGCGGAGGAGTTGAAACTCAGGCTATAACTGAGTTCTTTGGAGAGTTCGGGAGTGGAAAGTGTTTTGCAAGGGATACGAAGGTTCTCTACGTAAACGACGAAATATATCATATAGAAAGTATAGAAGAGATGTATTCAAAATATTCCAAGATTAACGGTGAGTTCAGATTAGACGAAGGTTTTGCAGTTCCGCTCAAAAACGTCTTCGTTTGGACATTCGACGGTGAATTGAGAAAGGTCAGAGCGGAGTTCATATACAAGGAATTCGCACCAAAACTCGTAAAGATCAAGCTTTCGAAAGGTTTGAGTGTAAAGGTAACACCAAACCACCCCGTTCTGGTTTTCAGAGACGGTTTAAAGTGGATTAAAGCATGTGAGTTGAGGGTAGGAGATATAGTAGTCGGAGTTAGGAGAATACCCACCAACAACGGTAGTGACATAGACGAAGATGATGCCTACTTCATGGGAATCTTTACCGCTGAAGGTTCATTTAACCCCCTTTCGATTTCTACAACCTCAAAGGATTTGGTTGATTTCGTTGTGGATTACATCAAGAAAAAGGATAACTACACTCCTAAGGTTAGGGAAGACAGAAGGAGAGAAAGAACGGTTTATACGATTTTACTTAGAAAAGTTACAGCGGAAAGGTTGAATCTGAAGGAGTGCAAGGCTAAGAACAAGAGAATTCCAGAGATAATCTTCAACTCAGACGAGGATTGCATAAAGTCGTTCTTAGCTGGTTACATCGACGGAGATGGATACGTAGGTAACGTCGTTGAGTTATCAACGGTAAGTAAGGAGTTGGCGGACGATCTTATAGCACTCCTTAAGTTTATCGGAATCTCGGCAAAGGTTTCGGAGAACGGTAAACTTAGAATTTACATAACGGGTGAGGACAGAGCTAAGATGAAGGAAGTTCTAAGGTTTGCAAAACTGAAGAGAGAAAAATCGCTTAAGGCTGATGGCGTTGGAAGGTATCCGCCAGAGATTGCAAAGGTCTTAAGAGAGTTGTATAGGAATTGCGTTGAATTGCCTAAGACCGAGATGAATTTAGATAACAAGCAAGCATACCACCTTCTGACGAGAGATTTGAACGTTTGGTTTACGGAAAGAACTTTAAGTGAAATAGAGGAGTTGTTCTTAACTTCCCTAAAGATGCTTGAAGAGGCTGAAAGGAATGTAAAAGCTGGAAGAAAGGTAAAGCTACCTTTTTCATGGACGGTGTTGAGAAACTACGGATTCAAGGACACTCAAATTAAGAATTACAGATTCAGAGGGCTCCCCAAGAACGAAGACGTTAAAAAAGCTCTGTTGACGGAAATCGAAAAAAGGAAGGAGATTGCAAGGAAAGCTTTAAGGTTAATCGAAACGTGCAAGTCTTTGAGTTTCTACACCGTTGAAGATGTTGAGATCGTGGATTACAACGATTACGTTTACGATCTCGTAGTCCCAGAAACACACAACTTCATAGCGCCTAACGGCTTAATACTACACAACACGCAAATATGTCATCAGTTGGCTGTAAACGTGCAGTTGCCAAGAGACAAAGGTGGCTTAGAAGGTTCGGTAATAGTGATAGACACCGAAAAGACTTTCAGGCCAGAAAGAATAATTCAGATGGCTGAAGCTAAGGGGTTGGATGGAAAGGAGGTTTTGAAGAACATATACGTTGCTCACGCTTACAACTCCAATCACCAGATGCTCTTGGTTGACAACGCTAAAGAGTTAGCTAAGAAACTTGCAAAGGAAGGAAAACCACCTGTAAGACTGCTCATAGTTGATTCTCTAACTTCCCATTTCAGAGCGGAATACGTTGGAAGGGGAGCTTTGGCTGACAGACAGCAGAAGTTGAATAGGCATCTTCACGACCTTATGAGATTCGGAGAGATATTCAATGCCGCTGTAGTCGTGACAAATCAGGTTATGGCTAAACCAGATACGTTCTATGGAGATCCAACAAGGCCCATAGGTGGTCATATAGTGGCTCATACGGCAACTTACAGAGTATACCTCAGAAAGGGTAAAGGTGATCTGAGAGTCGCAAGATTAATAGACTCACCGCATTTGCCAGAGGCGGAAGTCGTTTTCAAGATAACTGAGAAAGGAATAGAGGACAAGTAA
- a CDS encoding ATP-binding protein gives MESVKLVELLLTAEIYNRFEELTEDDIPKELRKAFYGKNGLTRPLVVKYDTAKKVVKDVDSALKNLPFVDYNAITRQIKLTSFELAVKWFAQRALDRIERNPILAYYYQNYDSLNVSYERAKKMNAPKCSDKEWLMCVLAELEKNKETSEMLSLVRVYSPEDIRVDFSDIALTDDQIEEIRKIEIALEEREFLREIGLTDVGKLLFIGPPGTGKTTTARALSRKLGLPLVEVKLSMITSQYLGETSKNIEKVFELAKILSPCILFIDEFDYVAKTRTSDEHAAVKRAVNTLLKSIDEINLVEDGVILIAATNHPSLLDPAVWRRFDKVIEFPEPSESLRRRILEIILAKVPGSYDIDEIVKITEGFTGAELRLVVREAVLKALLEERKEITQNDLKSAVEEVKSRLKLRETY, from the coding sequence ATGGAGTCGGTTAAACTTGTCGAGCTACTCTTGACAGCGGAGATATACAACAGGTTTGAAGAGCTTACTGAGGACGATATACCCAAAGAGTTAAGAAAGGCTTTCTACGGAAAAAATGGCCTAACGAGACCACTTGTAGTTAAGTACGATACTGCCAAGAAAGTTGTTAAAGACGTGGATTCTGCTTTGAAGAACTTACCATTCGTTGACTACAACGCAATAACCAGGCAGATAAAGTTGACATCCTTTGAGCTTGCCGTCAAGTGGTTTGCTCAAAGAGCCTTAGACAGGATAGAAAGAAATCCCATACTCGCATACTACTACCAGAACTACGACTCTTTGAACGTTTCGTATGAGAGAGCTAAGAAGATGAACGCTCCCAAGTGTAGCGATAAGGAGTGGCTGATGTGTGTTCTAGCAGAGCTTGAAAAGAACAAGGAAACGTCGGAAATGCTTAGTTTGGTTAGGGTGTATTCGCCAGAAGACATAAGAGTTGACTTCTCAGACATTGCTTTAACCGATGATCAAATTGAAGAGATTAGAAAGATTGAGATTGCTCTTGAAGAGAGGGAATTCTTAAGGGAGATAGGTTTGACGGATGTAGGAAAGCTACTCTTCATAGGGCCTCCCGGGACTGGAAAGACTACCACAGCGAGAGCGTTGAGTAGAAAGCTCGGATTACCTCTCGTGGAAGTTAAGCTCTCAATGATAACGTCCCAATACCTAGGTGAAACTTCGAAAAACATAGAGAAGGTTTTCGAACTTGCAAAGATACTAAGTCCTTGCATACTCTTCATAGATGAGTTCGACTACGTTGCAAAGACCAGAACGAGCGATGAACATGCAGCTGTAAAGAGGGCAGTTAATACGCTTCTCAAGTCCATAGATGAGATTAATCTCGTTGAGGACGGTGTAATACTCATAGCTGCAACCAACCATCCAAGTCTGCTCGATCCGGCAGTGTGGAGGAGATTCGATAAAGTTATTGAATTTCCAGAGCCTTCAGAAAGTTTAAGGAGGAGGATACTCGAGATAATACTCGCTAAGGTGCCGGGGAGCTACGACATAGATGAGATAGTTAAGATCACTGAAGGATTTACCGGAGCGGAGCTGAGACTAGTTGTAAGGGAAGCTGTGTTAAAAGCTTTGCTTGAGGAAAGGAAGGAAATAACCCAGAATGATCTAAAGTCAGCTGTTGAAGAAGTTAAGAGCAGGTTAAAGCTTAGAGAGACTTATTAG